In a single window of the Montipora capricornis isolate CH-2021 chromosome 11, ASM3666992v2, whole genome shotgun sequence genome:
- the LOC138023547 gene encoding E3 ubiquitin-protein ligase TRIM71-like: MSPHIHYLLDKKLDLMDKVIFTKTDASKCLAEGQDSKEVKERKETYFVIVTKDSEGFQCYQQDDKFKIDILTPEGDQLKTDIKDIKDGKYKVTYTPQCGGQHRVEILVNGQPLTGSPWIVQVHHQHQYQFAFQFGSKGTGRGEFDGIYDIDVSDKTGTIAVADVGNKRIQLLNSEGKFRREIKLDVEPSSVAFTDSGDLLTLVPKSDNRLRVFSEEGHFIKHINDKHLDNPRHLSIASDGRIIITEWWDKKIKVLSPDGNDLLQSFSAPDRDKFPDYAIYHQNKFFVSYLFVNCVKVFDKTGVCLHDIGCKGSNDGQFKHGPNGLVIDKYNQLIVCDVGNRRLQLFTLSGTFLSKIDGQYFKNGFWPSYVAINSGGSLVVGDFVNSRISVFY; this comes from the coding sequence ATGTCGCCACATATCCATTACTTGCTGGATAAGAAATTGGATCTTATGGATAAAGTTATTTTTACCAAGACTGATGCGTCAAAGTGCTTAGCTGAAGGTCAAGACAGCAAggaagtaaaggaaaggaaggagACCTATTTCGTCATTGTTACAAAGGATTCAGAAGGATTTCAATGCTATCAACAAGATGATAAATTCAAAATCGACATATTGACTCCAGAAGGTGATCAACTAAAAACAGACATTAAAGACATCAAAGACGGGAAATACAAGGTGACATACACACCACAGTGTGGCGGACAACACAGAGTGGAGATTCTTGTGAATGGACAGCCGCTGACTGGTAGTCCTTGGATTGTGCAGGTTCATCATCAGCATCAATATCAATTTGCCTTTCAGTTTGGTTCAAAAGGGACGGGACGAGGAGAATTTGATGGCATTTACGATATTGATGTGAGTGATAAAACTGGAACGATTGCTGTTGCAGATGTGGGGAATAAAAGAATTCAACTGTTGAACTCAGAAGGAAAGTTTCGAAGGGAGATAAAACTTGATGTTGAACCTTCGTCTGTGGCATTTACAGACTCTGGCGACCTGCTGACTTTAGTTCCGAAAAGCGACAATAGGCTTCGTGTGTTCAGTGAGGAGGGGCACTTCATCAAACACATCAATGATAAACATCTTGATAATCCACGTCACCTTTCCATTGCGAGTGATGGTCGTATAATCATAACTGAATGGTGGGACAAGAAAATCAAGGTCCTCTCCCCTGATGGGAATGACTTGCTCCAATCCTTCAGTGCCCCAGACCGTGATAAATTCCCAGATTATGCTATTTATCACCAGAacaaattctttgtttcttatTTGTTTGTTAATTGTGTCAAGGTATTTGACAAAACAGGAGTGTGTTTACATGACATTGGCTGCAAGGGTTCCAATGATGGCCAGTTTAAGCATGGTCCTAATGGACTGGTTATTGACAAGTACAACCAACTCATTGTGTGTGATGTAGGTAACCGTAGGCTGCAACTCTTCACCCTGAGCGGCACGTTTTTGAGTAAAATTGATGGACagtatttcaaaaatggcttttgGCCTTCTTACGTTGCTATAAACAGTGGTGGCAGTCTCGTAGTGGGTGACTTCGTCAACAGCCGCATTTCCGTTTTCTATTAA